TGATCACAAAGATATCCTTTGCCTGCACTGTGAAAGCAGCTGCCATTAGGATTAAAAATAGAAGTTTTTTCATTTCTGCTCCGCAATTTTTCTAAGTCTGAAAAAGTGGACACCAAGCTCCGGAACAAATTTCCGGTAATATTTTGTCGGTATGTAGTCGTCCAGTTCTTTGATATATATAGTATCATACACACTTTCAAGTGCTGCAACAGGTTTTAGGTTTTCAACAATTTCTTCTGCATAGTCTATCTGGTCTGTTGCCATACATAGTGTACCCTCCTGTTTTAGTTTGCGCACCAGAAGCTCAATAAATTCTGTTTTGAGAATCCTGCGTTTCTTATGCTTTTTTTTCGGCCACGGATCAGGGAAATTAACATAAAAATTATCTACGCAGTTATCTTCCAGAATTGAGACAAAAAATGTCGCATCGAAATGCAGCAAACGGATGTTTTTACTTTCAACATGTTTTGCTTTTGTTATTGCTCTGCGGAAGATTTTTTTCATTACTTCAAAGCCGAGGTAGTTCTGATCCTGATTTTTCTTTGCATATTCCGAAAGGAACTCGCCATTGCCTATGCCTATCTCAATGTTGAACGGTTTATCGTTACCGAAAAAGTCTTTGCCTGTAAGCCTTTCGTAGTTTGCGTACTCGCCTCCGTGACTGTATTTTTGAATTTTCTCAGTTTGTGCTTTTATATCTTCTGAAAATATGTAAATATCCTCTTCAAAGCGAAGGTTCAGTTTGATCTTTTCGTTATTAGTCATAATTTCTCCAAAATTCAGCTTTTATTTATATTTATCAAACACGTATAAATATTAAAAAAGTGCTTGATTTAAAAATGGGATTTATGCTAGCATTTTAAGCTCTTGAAATCAAGGAGGTAGGTACGATGGCCAAAAGATGTGAGATCTGCGGTAAAGGCCCGATGTTCGGCCACCAGATAAGCCACGCTCATAATGT
This window of the Denitrovibrio acetiphilus DSM 12809 genome carries:
- the trmB gene encoding tRNA (guanosine(46)-N7)-methyltransferase TrmB — protein: MTNNEKIKLNLRFEEDIYIFSEDIKAQTEKIQKYSHGGEYANYERLTGKDFFGNDKPFNIEIGIGNGEFLSEYAKKNQDQNYLGFEVMKKIFRRAITKAKHVESKNIRLLHFDATFFVSILEDNCVDNFYVNFPDPWPKKKHKKRRILKTEFIELLVRKLKQEGTLCMATDQIDYAEEIVENLKPVAALESVYDTIYIKELDDYIPTKYYRKFVPELGVHFFRLRKIAEQK